The following is a genomic window from Moorella sp. Hama-1.
CCTACTTCCGAAAACTTGCGTCCGATAAAGCGCTTCACGGAATACAAGGTATTTTCGGGATTCAAAGCTGCCTGGCGCCGGGCGATCTGGCCGACTAGCCTTTCGCCCCCTTCTTTGAAGGCCACTACCGAGGGCGTCGTGCGCGCGCCCTCGACATTAGCGATGACGACCGGTTGCCCGCCTTCGATAACCGCGACCACCGAGTTGGTGGTGCCCAGATCAATACCTACTGCTTTGGCCATGATTTTCCCTCCTGCTGTTTAAAGTTAGATTTTGTGCATCTAACCCGGCACTATACCCGTGATTTGCCTGCTATGTTATTCAGGTCAGACGGATATGCTGCTAACACAGCACCATGCGCTTTTGACCTTTCTTGACTATTATATATCGCAAGCAGTAATAATTAGCAATAGCGATTTATGGTTTTTTAGGCTGGTTTTTACCCTTTAAACTCACCATATTCAAACAGGCCCTTACTTTCACCATTTTGCTGGTATTTTTTGCATTACGCGGCTGCTGGTAAAAAAATATAATCGGTGCCCTTGAGTCAAGAAAACCCGCAGTTTGTACCGCGGGTTGTTTGAGTCAATCGCTCCGCCAAGGATTATCATCATCAAATTTACAGGATCCGCCGCCTCAAGGATTAAGTTGCAACCAGGTCCCGGCCCAGCTGCAAAGCGGCTTCCAGCTGTTCCGGGTGTTGACGGATGGCGCCCGGCTCGTCAACGCCGCGTACCAGTAGCTCCCGGCTATAGTCCAGGTTCAGGGCCTTAAGGGCGTACTTAACTGTTAGAATTGAACCCAGGAAGAGCTTATCGCCCCGGGTGGCGCCCACGGCAATCAGGGCACCCCGGCCGGTGCCCCCGGCCCACTCAACTGGCTTGCCCAACCGGTAACGGCGATTCCAGAACACCTGGCAACGATCGATCAAAGCCTTCAACTGGGCTGTTACCCCGTAAAAGAAGATGGGTGAAGCGATAATCAGGGCTCCCGCCCCGGCAAAGAGGGTAGCCAGGGAATCCATGTCATCGCGCTGGACACAATGGCCACGGCGGCAGTAATCGCAACCGCGGCAGGGATTAATCTGCAGGCTGGTCACGATAATCTTTGTTGTTGTCGCCCCCTGCTCCGCCGCCCCTGCCAGGGCGGCGTCCAGGAGCAGTTCGCTATTCCCCTGGCGCCGGGGGCTGCCGGCAATACCCAGTACTAACACCGCTTCACCCAATCCTGTAAAGCGCTATGCAGTTCGCACAGGTGGCGCCTTTCCTGGCGCAGCAATTCATCCACCTGGGCTGCTTCCACATCCGGTACCAGGTTCTTTAATCCGCCGAAAAACAGCAGCGAATCCTTTTCAAAACCCATGGCCAGCTTCAGGGCGTCTTGATCGTTGCTGATTTGCCGGGCCAGCTCCCCGGGGTCCAGCTCCCGGGGAAAGACGTTATTATCTACCAGGGCTTGCATATATTCAGCGTATTCCCCGGGATAAGTCTCCGGCGGGTCATAGGCCGCTACCCTGGCGGCCAGGCGTTCAAAATCCAGGATGTGTTGCGCTTCTTCCCGGGCCAGGCGTTGAAAGAGCTGCTGCACCTGGTTATCCCGGGCGCCGGCGGCCATGGCCTGGTAAAAGGCGCGCCCGTTTTGCTCGATGGCCCGGGCAAATGCAAAAACCTCACTGGCACGAAACATGATAGGCCCCCCTTTGCAGGCAAAAAGCCCGCATTAAATCACCGCCAAGGTGCCACCGCCCTGCTCTGTTCATAAGGTCAGTAGCCGGCGCAATATCTTTAAGTAACCTCGACGGTGCCGCCGCCCCTCCCAGGGCCTTCAGATCAGCGACCAACTTGCAGCGGCTTGCCGGGCGGCCGCACCGTGAGGTGGTTAGTTACTTATACACTCCCGCCCCCACAGTCGGGAATGTAGCAATTGGCATCAACAAAGCTGCATACCGACTGGCAGGCGGGACATTTGTCCGGAGGAATCTCCCCTTCCAAGGTATAGCCGCAAGCGGAACAACGCCATTTATGCATTAGTGGTTTCTCCTTTCTGGAACTATAAACCTATCTACAACCAAACTGTCAGCAACCTTACGCAGCAGCAAAAGCAAAGGCCTTTCTGGGGTATTCAATTACTCCTCCGGTTCGAAGGCTTCCTTGCCGGCGCTGCATAGCGGGCAAACCCAGTCATCCGGCAGCTCGCTAAAGGGTGTTCCCGGGGCGATGCCGTTGTCGGGGTCGCCTTCCTCCGGGTCATAGACATAACCGCAGACCGTGCAGGTGTATTTTTCCATCTAACGTCCGCTCCTTTCAGAAATGGATCGCGCCATCTTTCATTATTCTGCTGATATCCCTGGCGACCCCTTTTAGTCCTTCAGGAGCCTGCCCGGGTGGCATGGAGGCCCTGGCCTGCCACTGATTCCTTCTCACTATACGGACTGCCAGTTGCCGTGGAGATTGCAGTAGGCGCGGGCCGTGGCGTGGCCGGCCGTAGTGCAGAATACCGCCTCGGGAGCGTCACCAGGTTCCAGGTGCTGGCGCAGGACCTGACCGCCGGCCTGGAGTTCGATCCACTCAATATAGTGTTTTTCTTCCATGGGATGGGGGATGCTGCCGACGGTTACTTTAAAACCGCCATCCACTTTGGCCACCACGGGGACATGCTTTTCCTGGCTGGCGTCGACCGTGTTTTCACCCTGCAGGACCATGGGCTTGCCGCAGCAAACCAGGGCCCCGGTGCCGGGATGCAGGACGGTAACGATATTGCCACAAACACTGCACTTGTAAACCTGACCAATTGCCGTCATTATTAAGTTCCTCCTTATAGTAGGAATTACTATTTGCGATTAGTATTCGCCAGTCATCCTTTTTTTCCTGCTGGTTAAAAAATTTTTTTCGGTTAATATTGACTGGTGATGGATACGGCCATAGTAAAAGCAGCCCCGGGCTTTATAAGGGGCTGCTTTTTTTGTCACGGCAAATAATGAGCAAATCGCCCAGGCGGTTTACTACCCGGACGGGATGGGCGCTACCATCGGGTTCCACCAGCAGGTGGCTCTCATGATCTTCGCGGACGATATAATCAGCATCATCGGCAACGGATAATTCCCGTCTGGTGCTGGCATAGGCTTCCCGGCGGCGCTGCAGGGCCTTCTGCCCGGCCAGGAGGCGCAGTTCCAGGGTGGCCAGGCTTAAAAGACAGGGCAGGACCTGTCCACCTTTAAGGATGAGGCGGGACCGGTAGGGTGGCTTTAAGTAAGGTTGCACCGGGTGACGTTGCTGCTGACGACATATCCGGTACCTCCTTCGTCACGGTTGCAGGGCTGGCGCAAACGCAGGGGGACCAGGGCCATCTCCGGCCCGAGGACAACCGGCGGCAGGTGGCGACGACCATTATCCTGCCAGGCTGTATACTGTTGCCGCCAGGAAACCCCCAGGTAGGTGGCCAGGGCCTTTAGAACCGTTTTTACCCGACGGCGATCGAGGAGTTTCTCCCCGTTATCCAGCCAGACTTCGGTATAATTGCCGGCATCGTCGCCCTCGCCATAAACCGGCACCAGGCAATTTAAATGTTCCCAGAGACGCTGCCGGATCCAATTTGCTTCCATTCCTGGCATCACCTTCTTTTTGCTTTATTATACCGAAACATATGTTCTGGGTCAAGGTGTTGTTTCCTGCTTACCACGCCGGGAATAAAGCCAGGTATTCTCGGAATGGTGTCCGTTCGCCTGCTCAAATCCGGTCAGGTACCCTTATCCAGGGTCCGGGCGAGATCATTGATGGCCACCGTCAGGTCGTCAAGCTTTTTTTCGATTCTAATTAAAAGGAAGAAAGCAATAACCATAGGGAACCCATAATTGCCGATCTGGACCCAGAAGTTTTCCATATCCATTCCCCTCCCTAACTTTGATCCTGGTTATCCTGGCTATCCTGACTATCCGGGCTGTTTCCCGGTGTTAATGGCCCGCCGGCAAAGTTCCATTCCCGGGTTACCCTTTCCCGGGTGTGGCCCAGGAGTTCTTCCAGGGCTATGGCGCACTCACTGCACAGGACAAGGTCGCCGATAAGGTTGTCGCCTTCCAGGACCAGGATCTTGCCTTCCAGGACCTGCTGGCGGTCGCAGCAGTCGCAGCGCCCCCGGCGCTGGCGGGCGAAAGTAACCGGCCGGATCTGGTACATATTGATCACCTCGCTAATAGTAGTCGGCCCTATCCCTACGTTTTGAAGGCAGGCCTCCGGGGTGTTCCGGCAATTGGCCCCGGAGGCCGGCAGGTTTTAAGATGCGATAATATCGGTCACATCCCTGGTGACAATCCGGGCTCCAACGATGGCCTTGAGATCACCGCCCGGCGAGGTAAAGATGTTCCTGGCCAGGATCAGTTCCATGGCAGCCCGGACATCGGCCTCCGTGAGATTTTCCCGGGGATCCTGGACGGCCATGGTGGTACGGCGACCGGCAGCATTCTGAAAGATCAGTTCCAGGCGTTTGGTCGGCATAACGGTTCACCTCCTTTCAAAGATCGACCGGCGGGGTGAGGGGATCTGACAGCAGCACCCGGGCGTTATGAGGGAGATCCCCGGCGCTAACTTTGACGGGGTGCAGTCCTGCCCCAACTGGCCCCCACCGGTCTAATGGTTCGTCAGTCCAGGTGGCCCAGTAGATCCATAACCCCTGGCTACAGGCTGTATAAGCCTTAACCGGTGGCCAGGGGGCGAAAGCCGCCGGTCCCACCTGGATGTCCTGCGGCTGACCTAGGCGCTGGCGCTCAGGTCGCCTTCGTTGGTACGGCTGATGGTGCTGACAGGGTGGACCTGCAACCCGCCCAAAGACTGGGCGACATCGTAGACGTCCTGGTCGGTAGCAGCCGGTTTAACGCTATTGTAGGTCCGCACCCGGTAAAGGGGCTGGCCACTCGCGTCGGTACCGGTCTGGACCCGCAGCTGCAGGCTGGAAGCCACCGGAGTATTGACGACTGGCATTTTTCTCACCTCCCTTCGGACAGCTATAGGATACCACGGTTACCCAGATTAGTCGAACATCTGTTTCGGTCTCTTACGAAAGTCTCTCCCTCTTCTGCTGCTTATTCCAGCCGACCGGCGGCCTTATTCCCCGGTAGGACGAAGGGCGGCGGGGCGTAAGGCCAGGATAACCTCCAATCCGGCCAGGGCTACCAGAGGGCGTACCCGATGCTTGGCCTACAGCACGGCACAGCCCTGGAAATAAATTATAATCCGTTAACTATGGAAGGAAGAGCGGCCACGGCGGCGAATAGATATAAAAGAAAGGGGTTGGGTCATGAGGGTCGTAGTTGTAGGTGGCGGCAAAGTAGGTTTCCAGGTGGCCAGGCAGTGCGCTGCCTGGGGATGCGACGTCGTCCTGGTGGAGAATGATCAGGAAAAGGGTGAGAAAATAAAGAAGGAACTCGGCCTGCAGGTGGTCATCGGCGATGGCACCAGGGCTCACTTTCTCAAAAAAGCCGGCGCCGAAGAAGCCGATATCGTTGTCGCCGTAACTGATGACGACCAGGACAACCTGGTTATCTGCCAGCTGGCCGAACGCCAGTTTAAGGCCAAACGTACCCTGGCCCTGGTCAATAACCCGGGTAATGAGAAGCTCTTCCGCTGGCTGGGTGTCAACCAGGTCATCGGCCCCGCCTCCCTCATCCTGGGGCTCATCCAGGAAAGGGTGGACATGGACGCTACGGCTGCCATGTGGATGCAGGGGATTAAGGATCTGAAGATGATCCAGTTCAAGCTCGGTCCCGACGCTCCCGTCCGGGGGAAAAAGATTAAGACTATCCCCTTCCCGAACGAGTGTATCCTGGTGACGGTTGTCCGGGAAGACTCGGCCATAGTCCCCTGCGGTAATACCGTCCTGGAGGAAGGGGATCTGGTCTTCGCCCTGGCCAACCCGGCCGTCCAGGCAGAACTGGAGTATATCCTGACGGGAAAAAGCGACGTTTAAGGCCTTGACAGGACCGGCAGCCCGTGCTATAATCTCCTATGCAATGAGCGAGCGGAAGTAGCTCAGCGGTAGAGCATCGCCTTGCCAAGGCGGGGGTCGCGGGTTCAAATCCCGTTTTCCGCTCCATTTTTATATCCTGGCGCGGTGGCGAAGAGGCTAACGCCGCGGTCTGCAAAACCGCTATGCGCCGGTTCAAATCCGGCCCGCGCCTCCAGGTTGGTCAAACTTAAAAAGCCATCTTGCTATACAGCAGGATGGCTTTCTTATTAGTCCTCACCGGGGTTTGGCCCTCCACAAAAAAATAGTACCGTACCGGCGGTAGGGACCCCTATCCAGAAGTTGACATAGGAAGGGCTAACTGTTAGGATGTAATTGTTCCTTCCTTTGCTGGCGGAGCAACTCCTCCAGTTCCTCCTCCAGGTCTTCCAGCTGTTGAAACATGGACGGTTTCAGGGAGTGGGCCGGAAAACGCCGCTTCAAATCCGCAATTTCCTCTTGCAGCAAGTCGATACGTTCCTGTAAACTGGATATAGGAACCCCCTCCTCACCTGATTTTGAACTCAATTATAGCAAAAGGGGTGGCACCATGGAAGGGGATTTTTCCTGGCCCGGTGGTGTAGCACCGGACAAGTGGCGCTCTTTTGTATTACCTGAGAATCCCCTGGCCAAATTCCTGGGAATCAAGATCACCGGGATAGAGCCGGGCCGGAGCGTGGTAGAGTTAAAGGTGTTGCCCAGGCATCTAAATCCCTGGCAAACCCTCCATGGCGGTGTCTACGCAGCCCTGGCCGATCTGGCCATGGGTACTGCTGTACGGACTACCGGCAAAAAAGCGGTAACCCTGAACCTGCAGGTGGGTTATCTGCGGCCGGTAAAAGCGGGCCAGGTGGTTACCTGCCGGGGGATGGTCATCCATAACGGTGATGCAGTAGTTGTTACTGAAGCCAGGATGGCGGTGGCTGAACGGCCGGTGGCTACCGCAGGCGGTATATTCTACGTCCAGGAAAGATTTATGGCCTGCGTCCCCGGGGCCTGAAGAGAACTACCCCGGCACCGATTAGCCTGCCTTAATGCCGGCCCTTCGTCGAAAGTCCTGCCGGGCTTTGATGAAGAGCCCTGGACTCCGGTATTTAATCGTGACATAGTATTGAAGAACCCGGTATCTATATGATATAATATGTTTTGCTTGCGAGAGTGGCGGAATCGGCAGACGCCCGAGACTTAAAATCTCGTGGACCTTTGGTCCGTGCGGGTTCAAGTCCCGCCTCTCGCACCAGGAAAATCAAGGCCCGCGGGCCTTTTTTCTTTTTACAGCTTTGCATCAACCGAATTACAACACCCGAAATGGTGCCACTACAAAAACAAAACCCCTGGTCTATCCGGACTAATAAAAAAGCCCCCAAAGCCGTGGTTAACCCACAGGCCTGGGGGCTTCTCTTATTCCTTCTACTATTCCTTCCACCGCCGGTGTCCGTACTCCCGGCGATATACCACGTCTCTGTATCTTCAAGCCTCACCTAGCATTTAGGGTAAAGCGCCGGTTTCGCTGCACCAGCAGCGATTTATCCTTGCGTCGTAGCGTTATAAGTATCAAGGTGCATTTGTCAGGAGTAATTGCAGTCTTTTCCCTGGATCATTTTGACCAGCTTTGTTTTTTGCGGTTACCGGTTCTATTTTTACTGATCATTTTATACCCATGCTCCTCATACTTGTGCTCTCGCCTGGGTCCGGCGTGATTATACCTTGGCGACCGGACGGGTTCTTCCGGTGTTAATTGTACAGGAGTGGTATCCTGTTCCTTGGTCAGCAATTTTAAAGCGGCGGCAATCAGGGTGACCGAATCGGTTTCCGCCAGCAAATCCTCAGCCAAGCCCCGGTATTGCTCAACTTCCGCGGTTTCCGCCGCCTGGAGCAGCTTTTCCATGGCCACCCGCTGCTGGCCTTTAAGGAACTCGGTCAAGGTAGGAACGGACTGGCGCCCTATTTTCCGCCGTATCATGTTCTCAATCGACTTGAGAAGCCCCATCTCCCGCGGGGTAACAAAGGTCAGGGCCTGGCCAGACCGGCCGATGCGCCCGGTTCGGCCGATGCGATGCACGTAACCCTCCGGGTCCTGGGGGATATCAAAGTTATAGACATGGGTGACTCCGGTAATATCCAGTCCCCGGGCCGCTACATCAGTCGCTACCAGGATCTCGATAGCACCCTCCCGGAACTGCCGGATTACACTCTCCCTTTTCGCTTGCGTCAAATCACCATGGATGGCTTCCACTGAATAGCCGCGTTTATTTAAAGCCCCGGCCAGTTCGTCCACCCGGCGCTTGGTGCGACAAAAAACAATCGCCAGGTCCGGCGCCTGAATATCCAACAGGCGACAGAGGACCTCAAATTTTTGTTTCTCCTGGAGCTCGATGTAGCTCTGTTCGGTGTTGGATACCGTGACCTCTCGAGCCGAGATACGAATAGTTTCCGGGGCCTGCATGAACCTCTGCGCCAGGTTCTGGATCGGTAGGGGTATGGTGGCCGAAAACAACATGGTTTGGCGTTCCCCAGGGATCTCCCGGAGGATGGCTTCAATATCTTCAATAAAACCCATGTTAAGCATTTCATCGGCCTCATCCAGAACCACGATTTCAATATCATGAAGGCGTATTGTTCGCCGCCGCAGGTGATCAAGCAAGC
Proteins encoded in this region:
- a CDS encoding flavodoxin family protein, producing MLVLGIAGSPRRQGNSELLLDAALAGAAEQGATTTKIIVTSLQINPCRGCDYCRRGHCVQRDDMDSLATLFAGAGALIIASPIFFYGVTAQLKALIDRCQVFWNRRYRLGKPVEWAGGTGRGALIAVGATRGDKLFLGSILTVKYALKALNLDYSRELLVRGVDEPGAIRQHPEQLEAALQLGRDLVAT
- a CDS encoding ferritin-like domain-containing protein, coding for MFRASEVFAFARAIEQNGRAFYQAMAAGARDNQVQQLFQRLAREEAQHILDFERLAARVAAYDPPETYPGEYAEYMQALVDNNVFPRELDPGELARQISNDQDALKLAMGFEKDSLLFFGGLKNLVPDVEAAQVDELLRQERRHLCELHSALQDWVKRC
- a CDS encoding rubredoxin-like domain-containing protein; translation: MHKWRCSACGYTLEGEIPPDKCPACQSVCSFVDANCYIPDCGGGSV
- the rd gene encoding rubredoxin, whose protein sequence is MEKYTCTVCGYVYDPEEGDPDNGIAPGTPFSELPDDWVCPLCSAGKEAFEPEE
- a CDS encoding desulfoferrodoxin, with the translated sequence MTAIGQVYKCSVCGNIVTVLHPGTGALVCCGKPMVLQGENTVDASQEKHVPVVAKVDGGFKVTVGSIPHPMEEKHYIEWIELQAGGQVLRQHLEPGDAPEAVFCTTAGHATARAYCNLHGNWQSV
- a CDS encoding YvrJ family protein yields the protein MENFWVQIGNYGFPMVIAFFLLIRIEKKLDDLTVAINDLARTLDKGT
- a CDS encoding DUF2922 domain-containing protein, with amino-acid sequence MPTKRLELIFQNAAGRRTTMAVQDPRENLTEADVRAAMELILARNIFTSPGGDLKAIVGARIVTRDVTDIIAS
- a CDS encoding DUF1659 domain-containing protein, which codes for MPVVNTPVASSLQLRVQTGTDASGQPLYRVRTYNSVKPAATDQDVYDVAQSLGGLQVHPVSTISRTNEGDLSASA
- a CDS encoding potassium channel family protein gives rise to the protein MRVVVVGGGKVGFQVARQCAAWGCDVVLVENDQEKGEKIKKELGLQVVIGDGTRAHFLKKAGAEEADIVVAVTDDDQDNLVICQLAERQFKAKRTLALVNNPGNEKLFRWLGVNQVIGPASLILGLIQERVDMDATAAMWMQGIKDLKMIQFKLGPDAPVRGKKIKTIPFPNECILVTVVREDSAIVPCGNTVLEEGDLVFALANPAVQAELEYILTGKSDV
- a CDS encoding PaaI family thioesterase codes for the protein MEGDFSWPGGVAPDKWRSFVLPENPLAKFLGIKITGIEPGRSVVELKVLPRHLNPWQTLHGGVYAALADLAMGTAVRTTGKKAVTLNLQVGYLRPVKAGQVVTCRGMVIHNGDAVVVTEARMAVAERPVATAGGIFYVQERFMACVPGA
- a CDS encoding DEAD/DEAH box helicase, translating into MVTFTELGLGQPVLQAIANMGFEEPTPIQMQTIPVALAGVDLIGQAQTGTGKTAAYGIPMVERIAVEAEQIQGIVITPTRELAVQVAEELNRIGQFKSIRTLPIYGGQDINRQLKALKKRPHIIVGTPGRLLDHLRRRTIRLHDIEIVVLDEADEMLNMGFIEDIEAILREIPGERQTMLFSATIPLPIQNLAQRFMQAPETIRISAREVTVSNTEQSYIELQEKQKFEVLCRLLDIQAPDLAIVFCRTKRRVDELAGALNKRGYSVEAIHGDLTQAKRESVIRQFREGAIEILVATDVAARGLDITGVTHVYNFDIPQDPEGYVHRIGRTGRIGRSGQALTFVTPREMGLLKSIENMIRRKIGRQSVPTLTEFLKGQQRVAMEKLLQAAETAEVEQYRGLAEDLLAETDSVTLIAAALKLLTKEQDTTPVQLTPEEPVRSPRYNHAGPRREHKYEEHGYKMISKNRTGNRKKQSWSK